A window of the Acidobacteriota bacterium genome harbors these coding sequences:
- a CDS encoding tetratricopeptide repeat protein has translation MKNLKKILINIFCLSLFIFILIFFTISPYLFSQAGLGKGRISGIVVDDTGNPIEGALIVAQSIEHQTKLDAKSEKDGSWAIGGLGSGIWRITATKNGYTSSFIEMNVHQLRQNPPITFTLKKLPGAIALQGDKEAFDMFDKGSKLQQEKRYDESLEVFQEFSFKFPEIYQVHLNVGSIYMEKGELEKACQEFQYVLNKIKETQGEYKKDEEAARRAFTGLGECALKKGDLDEAQKNFSKALEISPKDSILAYNVGEIFFSHSKVDEAIKYFDLATKIKKEWPKPYLKLGYCHLNKADFEKSIEFFKKFLELDPQNPEAQNIRSIIAQLEKMKK, from the coding sequence ATGAAAAATTTAAAGAAAATTTTAATAAATATATTTTGTTTGTCTTTATTTATATTCATATTAATTTTTTTCACAATCTCACCCTATCTCTTCTCTCAGGCAGGTCTCGGAAAGGGAAGGATCTCCGGAATTGTTGTAGATGACACTGGAAACCCTATCGAGGGAGCATTGATTGTAGCCCAGAGCATCGAACACCAGACAAAACTTGATGCCAAATCAGAGAAAGATGGTTCATGGGCAATCGGAGGACTTGGTTCAGGAATCTGGCGAATCACAGCCACAAAAAATGGATACACAAGTTCATTCATTGAAATGAATGTTCATCAACTGCGCCAGAACCCTCCGATAACTTTCACATTAAAAAAGCTTCCTGGTGCTATAGCTCTTCAGGGAGACAAAGAGGCTTTTGATATGTTTGATAAAGGAAGTAAACTGCAGCAGGAAAAAAGATATGACGAATCCTTAGAGGTTTTCCAGGAGTTCTCCTTTAAATTTCCTGAAATTTACCAAGTTCATCTGAATGTCGGAAGTATCTATATGGAAAAGGGAGAGCTTGAAAAAGCCTGTCAGGAATTTCAATATGTTTTAAATAAAATTAAAGAAACACAGGGGGAGTATAAAAAAGATGAGGAGGCAGCAAGAAGGGCATTCACGGGTCTTGGAGAATGCGCCTTGAAAAAAGGTGATTTGGACGAAGCCCAGAAGAATTTTTCCAAAGCTCTGGAGATATCCCCAAAAGATTCTATTTTAGCTTACAACGTTGGAGAGATTTTCTTCTCCCATTCAAAAGTCGATGAAGCAATAAAATATTTTGATTTGGCTACAAAAATAAAGAAAGAATGGCCAAAACCTTATTTGAAACTTGGGTATTGTCATCTAAATAAAGCAGATTTTGAAAAATCAATAGAATTCTTTAAAAAATTTTTAGAATTGGACCCCCAAAAT